The genomic DNA TGGCCATGGAGATGGGGTCGATGCTCCGATTCGCGTCGGGTCACGCCGGGCTCGCGTTACGCCTCTACTGGCCTCTGTGTGATGATGCTCGTCGCGCCCGCTACCCTGGTTGGTCTGTCTGTCCCTCGGAGTCCGATGAGCAGTGGCGCGGTACTCGCCTCGATGGCGTCCACTGGCTCAACTTTCTCGGGCCCCCCGTACTGGACGAGCTGGGGGGGGTTCATTCCCTCCGCGCTCGCCTACGCTCCAGCCAGACCTCGGTTCAAGAGTTGGGTGGAAGGCGCGCGGTGGTTTCGTTGGGTGAGTGGCCAGAGCTTGGCGGGTTCTTCATTGGCGACGTTCTGCCCGCATACAGGGAATTCGCACGAGAGCTCGAACCCTGGCTGGCCCCGCTCCAGTGACAGCGGCCCGCCAGGCAGGCGCTCACTGCGGACCGAGGGGTCGATCCCCACCTTCTCCTTCGACCCATACCCATGGAAGGGGCAAAGGACATGGCGAGGACTCTGCTGGTGGGGTTGATCTCGGGAATGGTGGTGTTTGGCGCCGGGTGCAAGACGATGGCGACCAAGGACACCGGTACGGATCAGACGACGCCGCCTCCACCCCCGGCCATGGGCGGCGCGGGCCTGGACCCGAACCCGGACCACAACGTCCCCAATGGTCCGGGCGTCGGCCCCTGAGCGCTTGTCAGCCGCACCCGGGCTTTCTCTCCCCACGGCAGTCGAGCACGCCCGTTTGGATGGGGAGGTCGAACAGGATTCGCAGGGGGATGTTCGCCGACGCGCTGGCGGCGCAATCCTCGGGGAGCGAGGCGTCTTGCAGTGGGTGGGTACAGGCGGAATCCCCTGTCCGCAGTCCGGTGAGTGCCACGATCGCCGTGTGGATTTCTCCCCTCAGCCGCCCATCCCGCAGCTCCGTGAACTGGACCTGATAGTCCGCATCGCCCGCGCGGTGCACCACGCTGCGAGTGCCGATCCGCCAGCCAGCGGCCCGCAGGCCCTCGACTTCCTTCAGTTCGTAGCTGACGAACCGGCTCTTCTCGCGCAGTGACTCGAGCGTCATGTCGGTGACGACGGCCGCGTCGAAGCTGAACGCCAGATAGATGCCCTGGGTGTCGTACGCATACCTGCGGTAGTCGGAGTGCTCATCACAGAGCACGCCAAGAGGGCAGCGGATGATGAGCCCCTTGGCGGGCTCCGTTTCGCGCAGGTCCAGGAGACGCTCCTTGCCCTCCTGTTCCGCGGCGAAGGACTCCAGTTGCTCCTGCACCACGTTCTGGGGTGCTCCACAGCCCACTGCGATGACGACGAGGATTCCGAAGAGGAGAGCTTTCATGGGGGACGCGCTGAGCAAACGCCGGGCCATGACAACCCTCGCTCGGGAGGCCCGAGGCGCGCGAGACCCGCCACGCCTCAGAACCTTGAGGACCCCTGCCTGTCCTGTCGCGAGTGCCCAGGGGAACCGCCCCTTCCTGGCGGCGGTCCCACTCCGGGAAGATCAGGCCGCCTCCTTCTCCCCGGGAGGAGCGAGTGGCTCGGGAGGCGAGAGCTCGACGGACTTGGGGTAGGGAATCTCCAGCTTGTTGGCGTTGAAGCTCTCCACCAGCAACATGTGCAGCACCCGCTTCACCTCGTAGTGGCACCCGGGCGCCACCTTCGTCTCGATGCGAACCCGGAGGCAGCTCTCGTCGATGGTCTCGATTCCCATGACCTTGGGCGTCTCGATGGCCTTGCCCGGGAGCAGATTGGGCAACTGGGCGCTGGCCTCGTTGATGACCCGGAGCGCTTGCCTCAGGTCCGATTCATACGCGACGCTCATCTCCACCACGGCCAGCGTCCATCCCCGGCTGTAGTTGATGACGTTCTTGATCTCACCATTGCGCATGATGTGCAGGCGTCCATAGCGATCCCGGATGCGTGTGACCCGGGGGGTGATCTCATCCACCATGCCCTCGGTGTCGCCGATGCGGACATAGTCGCCATTGAGAATCTGATCCTCGAACAGGAGGAAG from Melittangium boletus DSM 14713 includes the following:
- a CDS encoding type VI immunity family protein, producing the protein MEKRGYATRLLLNGGASSRNGYELSYRARIPRRASSRASVSLLCATLPTEYIEEHGERRVRELAMEMGSMLRFASGHAGLALRLYWPLCDDARRARYPGWSVCPSESDEQWRGTRLDGVHWLNFLGPPVLDELGGVHSLRARLRSSQTSVQELGGRRAVVSLGEWPELGGFFIGDVLPAYREFARELEPWLAPLQ